A region of the Legionella sp. PATHC035 genome:
AGATGAATATCTGTGTTGTGATGCAACAGAACTGGCAAAACGAATCAAAACACACGAAATTAGCCCACTTGAAGCCTTGGATTGTGCTCTTTCCCGGCTAATTGAAGTCAATACAACACTCAATGCGGTAGTGACTGATTGTTCCGATTTTGCAAAGAAATGCCTCAGCACGCTTCATGGAGATGAACCCTATTATGGTGTTCCTCTATTAATAAAGGATTTGGGGCAGCCCATTGCTGGAGTACGCGCTACCGAAGGATCACGCTTTTTTGCTAAAAATATTCCTCAAATCACAAGTGATTTAGTGAGTAAGATGATTTCATTGGGCTTTATCCCTTTTGCAAAAACAAATACACCAGAGTTAGGCCTTTCCTATGTGACTGAATCTGCATTATTAGGACCATGTCACAATCCTTATGACCTTAATAGAACTACAGGAGGCTCCTCTGGGGGTTCAGCTGCAGCAATTGCTGCAGGTATTGCGCCTATTGCTACAGCGAGTGATGGAGGTGGCTCCATTAGGATCCCTGCCGCATGTTGTGGCCTATTCGGTTTTAAACCAACGAGGGGATTAACTCCAACAGGTCCTTTAACGGATGAATTATGGTCTGGCCTGGCAGTAAATTTTGTATTAACCCGCTCTTTACGAGATTCTGAGGCATTATTTAAGCAATTGGCCGATCAATCTCGAGTGCATCCTCTTATTCCAGATAGAAAATTAAACATAATCTACTTAGATGGCGTTTTTGCACCAGTACCTGTTGCG
Encoded here:
- a CDS encoding amidase; the protein is MLLDEYLCCDATELAKRIKTHEISPLEALDCALSRLIEVNTTLNAVVTDCSDFAKKCLSTLHGDEPYYGVPLLIKDLGQPIAGVRATEGSRFFAKNIPQITSDLVSKMISLGFIPFAKTNTPELGLSYVTESALLGPCHNPYDLNRTTGGSSGGSAAAIAAGIAPIATASDGGGSIRIPAACCGLFGFKPTRGLTPTGPLTDELWSGLAVNFVLTRSLRDSEALFKQLADQSRVHPLIPDRKLNIIYLDGVFAPVPVAEPCLEAVRIVEELLKSLGHTIQRKSLALDLQSIGDCVITLIAANTYTVIKIQETQLKKKATRDELEPVTWEFYQRGKKLTAGDYLIAKSRLYQLIQPLHQLLKLNDLVLTPALAQLPLLIGELSTQDDFEHYLQKNVEFSPFTSLFNQAGLPAMTLPVMLHDQLPISVQMGATQGNDLLLYSVAKKMQSMLPDLSQVMPYKLSQ